A single region of the Bacteroidota bacterium genome encodes:
- the thiL gene encoding thiamine-phosphate kinase: MFENASRTEVSLLGEFGLIDHLSQNFTSKQASTLKGIGDDAAVLEKDAENVTLVSTDLLIEGVHFDLHYMPLKHLGYKAVTVNLSDIYAMNGIPEQITVSLAFSNRFSLEAIEELYSGIKHACDFYGIDLVGGDTSSSHSGLMLSVTAIGTCRKDAVVYRSGAQEHDLICVTGDLGAAYLGLQLLEREKKIFLENPGAQPDLEGFDYILERQLKPEARRDMIQFLHDKKLKPTAMMDISDGLSSELHHIAKQSNVGITIYEDKLPIDAIVYNNAQELGLESTTCALNGGEDYELLFTVPQSMFEQIKGVEGISIIGHCNMAGTGIHLISKAGTQYPLPAQGWTNM, from the coding sequence ATGTTTGAAAACGCATCCCGCACAGAAGTATCGCTGCTAGGCGAGTTTGGCTTAATAGACCATTTGTCTCAAAATTTCACAAGTAAGCAAGCATCCACGTTAAAAGGCATTGGCGACGATGCCGCTGTACTTGAAAAAGATGCTGAAAATGTAACTTTGGTGAGCACTGATTTATTGATAGAAGGTGTGCATTTCGATTTGCATTATATGCCCCTAAAACATTTGGGATATAAAGCTGTGACCGTGAATTTGAGCGATATATATGCCATGAATGGGATACCCGAGCAGATAACAGTGTCACTTGCTTTTTCCAATCGATTTTCACTTGAAGCCATCGAAGAATTATATTCAGGGATTAAACATGCCTGCGATTTTTATGGTATTGATTTGGTGGGTGGCGATACCAGCAGCAGTCATAGCGGTTTGATGCTGAGCGTTACAGCAATAGGTACGTGCAGAAAAGATGCGGTAGTGTATAGAAGTGGAGCCCAAGAGCATGACCTCATATGTGTAACTGGCGACCTCGGGGCAGCGTATCTCGGATTACAATTATTGGAACGCGAGAAAAAAATATTTCTTGAAAACCCAGGAGCACAGCCCGATTTGGAAGGTTTTGATTATATATTGGAACGGCAGTTAAAGCCCGAGGCACGCAGAGACATGATACAGTTTTTGCACGATAAAAAACTCAAGCCAACAGCCATGATGGACATCTCTGACGGGCTAAGCAGTGAGTTGCACCATATAGCTAAACAATCGAATGTGGGGATTACGATTTATGAAGATAAACTTCCAATTGATGCGATTGTATATAATAATGCACAAGAACTCGGACTCGAATCGACCACCTGTGCACTTAATGGGGGAGAGGATTATGAGTTATTGTTCACGGTTCCCCAAAGCATGTTTGAGCAGATAAAAGGTGTTGAAGGAATTAGTATTATAGGCCATTGCAATATGGCAGGCACTGGTATTCATCTCATAAGTAAAGCGGGAACGCAGTATCCTTTGCCAGCTCAGGGTTGGACGAATATGTAG